The Oncorhynchus keta strain PuntledgeMale-10-30-2019 unplaced genomic scaffold, Oket_V2 Un_contig_29448_pilon_pilon, whole genome shotgun sequence region aACACCGGGAACACCTGAAACCCcgggaacacctgaaacacctgaaacacctgaaacacctgaaacacctgaaacacctgaaacactgtgaacactgtgaacacctggaacacctgaaacaccggGAACACCTGGAACACCTGGAACACCTGGAACACTGTGAACACCTGGAACACCTGAAACACTGGGAACACctggaacacctgaaacacctgaaacacctgaaacacctgaaacactgggaacacctgaaaccccgggaacacctgaaaccccgggaacacctgaaaccccgggaacacctgaaaccccgggaacacctgaaacccctgaaacacctgaaacacctgaaacaccgggaacacctgaaacaccgggaacacctgaaaccccgggaacacctgaaacacctgaaacaccggaaacacctgaaacaccgggaacacctgaaaccccgggaacacctgaaaccccgggaacacctgaaaccccgggaacacctgaaacccctgaaacacctgaaacactgggaacacctggaacacctggaacacctggaacaccgggaacacctgaaacactgggaacacctggaacacctgaaacacctgaaacCCCGGGAACACCTGAAACCCCGGGAACACcgggaacacctgaaacacctgaaacacctgaaacacctgaaacacctgaaacacctgaaacacctgaaacacctgaaaccccgggaacacctgaaaccccgggaacacctgaaacacctgaaacacctgaaacaccgggaacacctggaacacctggaacacctgaaacacctgaaacacctgaaacacctgaaacacctgaaacacctgaaacactgggaacacctgaaaccccgggaacacctgaaacacctgaaacaccgggaacacctggaacacctggaacacctggaacacctgaaacaccgggaacacctgaaacaccggGAACACCGGGAACACcgggaacacctgaaacaccggGAACACCGGGAACACCTGAAACCCcgggaacacctgaaacacctgaaacaccgggaacacctgaaacacctgaaacaccgggaacacctggaacacctggaacacctggaacacctgaaacacctgaaacacctgaaacacctgaaacaccggAAACACCGGGAACACCGGAAACACCGGAAACACCGGAAACACCGgaaacacctgaaacaccggGAACACCGGGAACACCGGGAACACCTGAAACACTGGGAACACCTGAAACACTGGGAACACCTGAAACACTGGGAACACtgggaacacctgaaacacctgaaacacctgaaacaccggGAACACcgggaacacctgaaacaccggGAACACCTGAAACACTGGGAACACCTGAAACACTGGGAACACCTGAAACACTGGGAACACCTGAAACACGGGGAACACTGGGAACACCTGAAACACTGGGAACACATGAAACACTGGGAACACCTGAAACACtgggaacacctgaaacacctgaaacacctgaaacacctgaaacacctgaaacacctgaaacacctgaaacacctgaaacacctgaaacacctgaaaccccgggaacacctgaaaccccgggaacacctgaaaccccgggaacacctggaacacctgaaacacctgaaacactgggaacacctggaacacctgaaacccctgaaacacctgaaacacctgaaacaccgggaacacctgaaacaccgggaacacctgaaacaccgggaacacctgaaacaccgggaacacctggaacacctggaacacctgaaacactgggaacacctgaaacacggggaacactgggaacacctgaaacacctgaaacacctgaaacacctggaacacctgaaacacctgaaacactgggaacacctgaaacactgggaacacctgaaacactgggaacacctgaaacactgggaacacctgaaacactgggaacacctgaaacactgggaacacctgaaacactgggaacacctgaaacac contains the following coding sequences:
- the LOC127923376 gene encoding collagen alpha-2(IV) chain-like — its product is VSGVSGVSGVSGVPGVSGVSGVSGVPGVSGVPGVPGVSGVPGVPGVPGVSGVPGVSGVPGVPGVPGVPGVSGVSGVPGVSGVPSVSGVSGVSGVSGVSGVSGVPGVPGVPGVSGVSGVSGVPGVSGVPGVSGVSGVSGVSGVSGVSGVSGVSGVPGVPGVSGVPGVSGVSGVPGVPSVSGVPGVPGVPGVPGVPSVSGVSGVSGVPGVSGVPGVSGVPGVSGVPGVSGVSGVSGVSGVPGVSGVPGVSGVPGVSGVSGVSGVSGVPGVSGVPGVSGVPGVSGVPGVSGVPSVSGVSGVSGVSGVPGVPSVSGVPGVHSVPGVPGVPGVPGVSGVPGVPGVPGVSGVSGVSGVPGVPGVPGVFPVFQVFPVFPVFPVFPVFPVFPVFPVFQVFQVFPVLQVFPVFQVFQVFPVFQVFPVLQVFQVFQVFPVFPVFQVFQVFPVFQVFPVFPVFQVFQVFQVFQVFQVFQVFPVFQVFPVFQVFPVFQVFQVFPVFQVFPVFPVFPVFQVFQVFQVFPVFQVFQVFPVFPVFPVFQVFQVFQVFPVFPVFQVFQVFPVFPVFPVFPVFQVFQ